One Candidatus Thermoplasmatota archaeon DNA segment encodes these proteins:
- a CDS encoding tRNA (adenine-N1)-methyltransferase, with product MPFAAGDPVLLLERTEEGDVRKHLLRAGDKVERYRGLGVFDPGKLVGLAPGDRLRIGSKDLVLLTPTTADLLETLERRAQIVLAKEAGPILLHAGIVPGARVVEAGIGSGALTIVLAAAVGARGRVVTYELREDFAQVGRANVDRAGLGDRLEVRIGDVRRGIAEREADAVVLDIPDPWEAVAAAKEALRRGGALACYSPLVSQMEQTVRALEAAGFVDVRTIETLQREWVVGERGSRPSFDMLGHTGFLTFGRKA from the coding sequence ATGCCCTTTGCGGCCGGCGACCCCGTCCTCCTCCTCGAGCGCACCGAGGAAGGCGACGTGCGCAAGCATCTCCTGCGCGCCGGCGACAAGGTCGAGCGCTACCGAGGCCTTGGCGTCTTCGACCCGGGCAAGCTCGTGGGCCTTGCGCCGGGGGATCGCCTTCGGATCGGAAGCAAGGACCTCGTCCTCCTCACGCCCACGACGGCCGATCTCTTGGAGACGCTCGAGCGCCGCGCCCAGATCGTGCTTGCCAAGGAGGCGGGGCCGATCCTGCTCCACGCCGGCATCGTTCCCGGTGCGCGCGTGGTCGAGGCCGGCATCGGGTCGGGCGCGCTTACGATCGTCCTTGCGGCCGCCGTCGGAGCGCGGGGCCGCGTGGTGACCTACGAACTGCGGGAGGACTTCGCGCAGGTGGGGCGCGCAAACGTGGACCGCGCCGGACTAGGCGATCGTCTCGAGGTGCGGATCGGGGACGTGCGGCGCGGCATTGCGGAGCGGGAGGCCGACGCCGTCGTTCTGGACATCCCCGACCCGTGGGAAGCCGTCGCGGCGGCCAAGGAGGCTCTCCGCCGGGGCGGGGCGCTTGCGTGCTACTCGCCGCTTGTCTCGCAGATGGAGCAGACCGTCCGCGCGTTGGAGGCCGCCGGATTCGTCGACGTGCGCACGATCGAAACCCTGCAGCGCGAGTGGGTCGTGGGCGAGCGGGGTTCGCGGCCCAGCTTCGACATGCTCGGCCACACGGGATTCCTCACCTTCGGCCGGAAAGCGTAG
- the dph2 gene encoding diphthamide biosynthesis enzyme Dph2, with protein MDAFPWADTYELDMPSVFAAIRSRGARRVLLQFPDGLRDYSAAVAAAVARETGAETLVAGGACYGACDPSPETAAVGADLLVQFGHSPIPSVTVKDALFVRAKSKLPVDGVVRRAAADLPGRRVGVLTTAQYAHRLEEILAALRAAGKEPLVGRGDLRIAMPAQVLGCNYSAGKAVLAQADCFLYVGSGDFHPLGMALETDKPLVVADPENDTVRTVAGLRERILRQRHAAIARAKDARSFAILVSTKPGQFRMRLALETKALIEKHGRAATIVTLDTFTPDSLQYWRKEGCWVNTACPRIATDDFSKYQVPMVTPPELEMAFGLRRWEEGYVFDAIDGDPTQHETPP; from the coding sequence ATGGACGCGTTTCCGTGGGCTGACACGTACGAGCTCGACATGCCCTCGGTCTTCGCGGCGATCCGCTCGCGCGGCGCTCGTCGCGTGCTCCTCCAGTTCCCCGACGGCCTGCGCGACTACTCGGCGGCCGTCGCCGCCGCCGTCGCGCGCGAGACCGGCGCGGAGACGCTCGTGGCCGGCGGCGCGTGCTACGGCGCGTGCGACCCGTCGCCCGAGACGGCGGCCGTGGGCGCCGACCTTCTCGTGCAGTTCGGGCACAGTCCCATTCCCTCGGTGACGGTGAAGGACGCGCTCTTCGTGCGCGCGAAGTCGAAGCTTCCCGTGGACGGCGTCGTGCGCCGCGCGGCCGCCGATCTCCCCGGCCGGCGCGTGGGCGTCCTCACAACGGCCCAGTACGCCCACCGCCTGGAGGAGATCCTGGCGGCCCTGCGCGCGGCCGGGAAGGAGCCCTTGGTCGGACGGGGGGACCTCCGCATCGCGATGCCCGCCCAGGTGCTCGGGTGCAACTACTCGGCCGGCAAGGCCGTCCTCGCCCAGGCGGACTGCTTCCTATACGTTGGAAGCGGGGACTTCCACCCGCTGGGCATGGCCCTTGAGACCGACAAGCCGCTTGTGGTCGCCGACCCGGAGAACGACACGGTCCGAACGGTGGCCGGCCTTCGCGAGCGCATTCTCCGGCAGCGGCACGCGGCCATCGCGCGCGCGAAGGACGCGCGGAGCTTTGCGATCCTCGTGTCCACGAAGCCGGGCCAGTTCCGGATGCGCCTTGCGTTGGAGACGAAGGCGCTGATCGAGAAGCACGGCCGCGCGGCAACCATCGTCACGCTCGACACGTTCACGCCCGACTCGCTGCAGTACTGGCGCAAGGAAGGCTGCTGGGTGAACACCGCGTGCCCCCGCATCGCGACGGACGACTTCTCCAAGTACCAGGTTCCGATGGTGACGCCCCCCGAGCTCGAAATGGCCTTTGGCCTTCGGCGCTGGGAAGAAGGGTACGTGTTCGATGCGATCGACGGGGACCCGACGCAGCACGAAACGCCCCCGTGA
- the hpt gene encoding hypoxanthine/guanine phosphoribosyltransferase, with protein MTLALLRQTTLACPVVKKGTYDYFVHPLTDGVPQIEPALLREVVDEILRIGTFRADKIVTAEAMGIPIGTALALATGLPLSVIRKRSYGLPGEVSVAQTTGYSANQLFINGVRPGDRVVFVDDVVSTGGTLSACLEALVKIGAELADVIVVFEKGEGRRVVEQRFGRPVKTLLRVEVKDGRVSVG; from the coding sequence CTGACGCTTGCGCTCCTTCGCCAAACGACGCTCGCCTGCCCCGTCGTGAAGAAGGGCACGTACGACTACTTCGTGCACCCGCTCACCGACGGCGTGCCGCAGATCGAGCCCGCCCTCCTCCGCGAGGTCGTGGACGAGATCCTCCGGATCGGAACGTTCCGCGCGGACAAGATCGTCACGGCCGAGGCCATGGGCATTCCGATCGGGACCGCGCTTGCGCTTGCGACGGGCCTTCCGCTCTCCGTGATCCGCAAGCGAAGCTACGGTCTCCCCGGCGAGGTGTCCGTCGCGCAGACGACGGGCTACAGCGCCAACCAGCTGTTCATCAACGGCGTCCGCCCGGGCGACCGCGTCGTGTTCGTCGACGACGTCGTCTCCACCGGCGGCACGCTGTCCGCCTGCCTTGAGGCGCTCGTGAAGATCGGCGCCGAGCTTGCCGACGTCATCGTCGTCTTCGAGAAGGGCGAGGGCCGGCGCGTGGTGGAGCAGCGCTTCGGGCGCCCGGTCAAGACCCTGCTTCGGGTCGAGGTGAAGGATGGACGCGTTTCCGTGGGCTGA
- the mfnA gene encoding tyrosine decarboxylase MfnA, with amino-acid sequence MEPPRREGLPEKGLPDEEVRRRLAAARLRDARFDTGRILGSMCTLPHPLAREAHATFAEANLGDPAMCPGSAQIEALAADWILTLLSAPPGAGAEFVSGGSEANILALLVHRKPGRDEVVLPRSAHFSFEKAARLLGLRLRKADLNDDYTVDVADVERLVGPRTACLVGIAGATETGSVDDVPALSEVAAAQGVPLHVDAAFGGFVIPFAKRLGHRLPDFDFALPGVSTVTIDPHKMGRAGIPCGVLAARDASLLRGARVETPYLSAEGHFTLVGTRSAAGPASAYAAMASLGEWGYVETVRECLAVTDHLVRSVSAIGVPLAAPPTLNLVALRVPSPRAVREALSRRGWIVNLAPLAGGIRIVLMPHVTREAVDAFVPDLAAAIQEVSA; translated from the coding sequence ATGGAGCCGCCGCGTCGCGAGGGTCTGCCCGAGAAGGGCCTTCCGGACGAGGAGGTCCGCCGCCGCCTCGCCGCCGCCCGCTTGCGCGACGCCCGGTTCGACACGGGACGCATCCTCGGCTCCATGTGCACGCTTCCTCACCCGCTGGCCCGCGAGGCGCACGCGACGTTTGCCGAGGCGAACCTCGGCGATCCGGCCATGTGCCCCGGAAGCGCGCAGATCGAGGCGCTGGCGGCCGACTGGATCCTCACCCTCCTTTCCGCGCCGCCCGGCGCCGGCGCCGAGTTCGTCTCCGGCGGAAGCGAGGCGAACATCCTTGCGTTGCTCGTGCACCGAAAACCCGGCCGCGACGAGGTCGTGCTGCCGCGCAGCGCACACTTCTCCTTCGAAAAGGCCGCTCGCCTGCTTGGCCTCCGGCTCCGCAAGGCAGACCTCAACGACGACTACACGGTCGACGTCGCCGACGTCGAGCGTCTCGTCGGGCCACGCACGGCCTGCCTGGTTGGCATCGCGGGGGCCACGGAAACGGGAAGCGTCGACGACGTCCCGGCGCTCTCCGAGGTTGCCGCGGCCCAAGGCGTTCCGCTGCACGTGGATGCGGCCTTCGGCGGCTTTGTGATTCCCTTCGCCAAGCGCCTTGGGCACAGGCTTCCCGACTTCGATTTCGCCCTCCCGGGCGTGTCCACCGTCACCATCGATCCGCACAAGATGGGCCGCGCGGGCATCCCCTGCGGCGTGCTTGCCGCCCGCGACGCAAGCCTCCTTCGGGGCGCGCGCGTGGAGACGCCGTACCTCTCGGCCGAGGGCCACTTCACGCTCGTGGGCACGCGCAGCGCCGCGGGACCCGCGAGCGCGTACGCGGCCATGGCCTCGTTGGGCGAGTGGGGCTACGTGGAGACCGTGCGCGAGTGCCTGGCCGTGACCGACCACCTCGTGCGCAGCGTGAGCGCGATCGGCGTGCCGCTTGCCGCGCCGCCCACGCTCAACCTCGTCGCTCTTCGCGTGCCGTCGCCCCGCGCGGTGCGCGAGGCGCTGTCCCGCCGCGGCTGGATCGTGAACCTCGCCCCGCTTGCCGGCGGGATCCGCATCGTGCTCATGCCGCACGTCACGCGCGAGGCCGTCGACGCCTTCGTGCCCGACCTTGCCGCCGCGATCCAGGAGGTGTCCGCCTGA